A DNA window from Mytilus edulis chromosome 14, xbMytEdul2.2, whole genome shotgun sequence contains the following coding sequences:
- the LOC139503130 gene encoding uncharacterized protein: MDKFPNIQCFHHEDKAMACYCPDCVEALCSECSYYHTLKLKHRPVPNVFIKFMPAFLLSKINRCLKHSEHSEFQTSNHGNPCCKQYENEVHGHCSKINSDGNVKNINLKGRIIFKVNAGDITGCDISETGQMVFVDNKYDCLVLHEKDGSLNRTIDLLSKPYDVAYINENKITVTQDSEILIINLETDLTERWIDLGWKCYGISHINGMLVVTLEDGKGIRILDIEGNTIRSIDNHTQGVTNAYLHGDKLYFTILPDDNKVYCSDANGYVSWTFQHQRLKGPRQILVDKNGFLFVVYETSLTVAVISPDGKNSKVLLCEQDGLHLPKAISHFNNKLLICNSTSCTALLYDVDFKENLPRYNTTGIFLFLSVFFTIIFLVLCTLIWK, encoded by the coding sequence ATGGACAAATTTCCAAACATACAGTGTTTTCATCACGAGGATAAAGCAATGGCGTGTTATTGTCCGGACTGTGTAGAAGCTTTGTGTTCCGAATGTTCATATTATCATACACTTAAACTGAAACATAGACCTGTTCCGAATGTATTTATAAAGTTCATGCCAGcttttttgttatcaaaaattAACAGATGTTTAAAACACAGTGAACATTCAGAATTCCAAACATCAAATCATGGAAACCCTTGTTGTAAACAATATGAAAACGAGGTCCACGGGCACTGCAGTAAAATAAATTCGGATGGTAATGTAAAGAATATTAATTTGAAAGGGCGaataattttcaaagtgaatGCTGGAGATATAACGGGATGCGATATATCAGAAACCGGTCAGATGGTTTTTGTAGATAATAAATATGACTGTTTGGTACTCCATGAAAAAGATGGCTCGTTAAATAGAACAATTGATTTGCTAAGTAAACCGTACGATGTCGCTTATATCAACGAGAACAAAATAACAGTGACGCAAGATAGTGAAATACTAATTATCAATTTAGAAACTGACCTAACAGAACGATGGATTGACCTCGGATGGAAATGTTATGGTATAAGTCATATCAATGGTATGTTAGTCGTTACGTTGGAAGACGGCAAAGGAATACGAATTTTAGACATAGAAGGTAACACTATTCGATCAATCGACAATCACACCCAAGGTGTTACGAATGCATATCTCCATGGCGACAAGTTGTATTTTACCATTCTTCCTGATGACAATAAGGTATACTGTTCGGACGCTAATGGATATGTTTCTTGGACATTTCAACACCAACGGCTGAAAGGACCACGACAAATACTAGTAGACAAAAACGGGTTTCTTTTTGTTGTTTACGAGACCTCGCTTACCGTTGCAGTTATTTCCCCTGACGGCAAGAACAGTAAAGTTCTACTTTGTGAACAAGATGGACTACATTTGCCAAAGGCTATTTCACATTTTAATAATAAGTTGTTAATATGCAATTCAACATCATGTACGGCACTACTGTATGACGTAGATTTTAAGGAAAATCTTCCGCGCTATAACACTACtggaatatttttgtttttatcagtaTTTTTTACGATAATATTCTTAGTTCTTTGTACTTTGATTTGGAAATGA